A region of Necator americanus strain Aroian chromosome I, whole genome shotgun sequence DNA encodes the following proteins:
- a CDS encoding hypothetical protein (NECATOR_CHRI.G2738.T1), whose protein sequence is MVRLDSANDRLEAKQTTASADRSPEREAKMNAVLFQAKRCAAHGWTPHKIRSLRNQITKNESWSLGSSQRGSPPPLSQSSHKHRP, encoded by the coding sequence atggtccgtCTCGATTCAGCGAATGATCGTCTGGAAGCGAAGCAAACGACAGCGAGTGCCGATAGAAGTCCGGAGAGGGAGGCGAAGATGAATGCCGTACTTTTCCAAGCGAAACGATGCGCAGCACATGGATGGACACCACATAAAATTCGTTCGTTAAGGAATCAAATCACAAAGAACGAGTCATGGAGCCTCGGCTCCTCACAAAGAGGCTCGCCGCCGCCTCTCAGTCAATCCTCGCATAAACATCGGCCATAA